atttccaaatatatgaacaaaagcatgattccaagctagtttctaagtgttaaaggttgcttttagtatcaattttaagcatgaaaataacagtttttcaactgttatcacctagcaattaatcatgcattatagtgaacagaagcatAAAGGCAACTAACCATCATACTcttatgtctaggtttgtaatatactgttggAAGAATTCCCTAGATCGTGATTTGTAAGATATCTCTCAATAAAAATCTTAGGGaaagaagaggagagttgtcacatccccaaatcgtcCAACCCTAGGAGTATGAAATCTCTTGATACTtacaaatcataagatttatgccatacatgaataaaatatCACAAGCATTTGACCAAAGAAGAATATCTCTAACAATTattgaaagaaagcatgtatcataaaaatgatcttgaagaacaaattccatacaagagagtttataaggatttacattgattccccaacaacaaaataagtttagttcaccatattcatggtgaactagatgaaatacaatggaaaagtgaaggatagaaccttagaaagttgagaaagaagccttagcatccaaaatcctcctccaaggggtgaaagagagCGTTTTTGcatcgtcccagccaaagatacaaaccctagaacgtcctaaagcttatataatattctaaaaattatagaaaagtaggcccaagcccagaaaagtgccgctcagcggtaatagCGCGTGACCAATTCTTCCCCTCAACAGCATTTCTCCCCTCAACGGTGCCAACGGGTCTTTAAGagtgccactcagcggtaatttgcgctgagcggtacttgcggtttctcttcttttgcactttttgtgtccttttctgattccatctctatcccttttcacttctttcatcaatttcatctaaaaacctacaaaaaacaaggaaatcaagcataaaacctgtccaattctcttatttccaacaattcaacaaaatcatgagttcaagctaatttctaagtcataaaggttgtaattgaagtcaattttaagtataaaaataatagtttttcaactgttatcagttaCTAGAAGTGGCAGAATTTTAGATGAGataaaaatagagagaaaacgaaaagaaaggttgagtgaaaaagagaaagatgtagaggaagaaaaagaaagagaagagagtgagaggaaagaaaaggaaagagagagggaagaaaagaaaagaagaaaggaagagagaaaaaagaaagcatTATAGGAAAAACCTCTTCCTTACCCGAAGACTTATTctaggaaggagaaggaaaaacagttTGAGCGTTTTATGGAGATTTTCAAGAAATTAGAGATTAACATACCCTTCTCTAAAGCTTTGCAACAAATGCCTTCTTGTGCTAAATTTCTGAAGGAACTCCTCACCAAGAAAAGGAAATACATTGAAGAGGAAACCGTTGAAGTACAAGGAAATTGTAGTGCTATCATACAAAAGCTTTTACCTCTCAAGTtaaaagatccaggaagcttcaccaTTTACTGCACTATATGGAATATCTCTGTTGGAAGGCCATTAATTGATTTAGGAGCTAGTATCAATCTGATGTCGCTCTCTATGTTTAAAAAGATTGAAGGTTTGGAACTCAAGCCTACTCGGATGACTCTTCAACTAGTGGACAAATCTCTGAAATATCCTTATGGGGTAGCTGAAGATGTGCTTGTGAAGGTAGATAAGTTTCTATTTCCTTTGGACTTTGTTATCATGGAGATAGAGGAGGATGTGAATGTGCCTCTAATTCTTGGGAGAAATTTATGAAGACTACAAAAGTcttaattgatgtggagaatgacAAGCTTAAAGTAAGAgttcaagatgaagaagtgaattttgatgTGTTTGAAGCTATGTCACATGCGAAGGATGATAAAGCATGTTTCTAGTTTGATACACTTGAcgaagtttgtatggtgcaagaGAATATGGTAAGTTGTTCTTCTCTTTTATAGAAGACgctcattgatgcatgtgaagatttgaatgaagaggaagaagaactCATTGATGAGTGTTTGAATGACTTGGAGGTGTTAAAAGAACTTCCATTGCATGAGGAAAATTTTGAGAAGATTGATACCAAGGAAGAagtcaaagaaaagaaactggAGTTGAAAGTATTACCACCacatttaaagtatgttttcttAGAAGAAGGTGGGAAGAAATCGGTCATCATTAATAACTCTTTATCTCtcatagaagaagaaaagttggtagaagtattgaaagccaacaaaggaGCTATTGGATGGTCAATTACAGATCTCAAAGGTATAAGCCCAATttattgcatgcacaaaatatttatggaagatgattatagACCTGTTGCTCAACCATAGAGAAGAGTAAAACCTGTGATGAAGGAGGAGGTGAGAAAAGAAGTTTTGAAGCTTCTAGAGGCTGGCATTATATATCCTATCTCTGACAGTGCATAGGTAAGTCCAGTACAGGTAatgccaaagaaaggtgggatgacagtaatttataatgagaaaaatgaactCATTCCTACTAGAACAGTTACTGGGTGGAGGATGTGCATTGATTATAGGAAGTTGAATAAGGCCAcaaggaaggatcattttcctcttccttttgtGGATCAGATGTTGGAAAGATTGGCAGGTCAggctttttattgttttttggaTGGATATTCTGGGTACAATCAGATTGTGGTAGAACCAAAGGACTAGGAGAAGACGACTTTTACATGTCCATTTTGTATATTTGCTTACAGAAAAatgccatttggattatgtaatgcttcAGCTACAtttcagaggtgtatgcaggctATCTTTGCAGATCTcatagaaaaatgcattgaagtctttatggatgatttttcagtgtTTGGTGACTCTTTTCATGTGTGCTTGGCTAGCCTGGATATTGTGCTTAAGAGATGCGTCCAAACAAACCTTGTGCTTAATTGGGAAAAGTTTGATTTTATGGTGACTGAAGGAATTGTTTTGGGTCATAAGATTTCTTCCAGGGGAATTGAAGTTGATAAAGCCAAAGTGGAGGTCACTGAGAAACTTCAACCACCAACGAATGTGAAAggaattagaatctttttaggCCATGCTAGGTTTTATCGAAGATTCAttaaagatttttcaaagattGCTAAACCCTTAAGTAATCTCCTTGTCAAAGATGCGCCTTTTGTAATGGATGGTGAGTGCATGAAAGTTTTTGAGATTCTGAAGAAGAAGCTTGTCTCTACGCCAGTTATTGTAGCTCTAGATTGGAATCAAGACTTTGAATTAAAAACTTTGAATTATGCCACTACAGAAAAGGAATTTCTTACTATAGTATATGCCTTGGAAAAATTTCGACCttatctcattgggtctaaggtgCTCATCTACACGGATCATGCAGCTATAAAGTATTTACTAACTAAACCCGACTCTAAACCACgtttgattagatgggtactttTACTGCAAGAGTCTGATGTGGAAATCTGATAGCGGTTGAAataccattatttttatacttaattttgatattaaaaacaccctttctgacttagaaactagcctgaaatcatgtttttgcttaagttgtgagaataagagagttgaaggtgctATTActggttttatgcttggttttccttgttttgacaggaattaagatgaattggatgaagaagttgaagtagcaaggagttggagtCAGGAAAGGCTAGAAAAGTAGCACATAGAAGAATAGCAGATAGCGTTGAGCGTTATTTTGTGGTGCTAAGCGCCAATTTCTTCTGTCTCATGCCGAGCGCCACCGCTGAGCACCAAGTTCTTCTATCTCACGCCTGAGCGCCACTGTTGAGCGTCAGTTTAGTGTCATAATCACCGCTGGGCGCCCTTTTGGGGCACTGAGCGCTgacgacgtgggcttggacctcttttctgttatttttatgaactatttaaggttttggacgaCCTAGACACtgtatcttttgacagaaagaCGCGCAGAAAGATTCCTTTCATCTctcggaggcggattttggatacggaagctccgatcttcaacttttagggttttatctttcattcttttccatattttcatctagtttcaccatgtctatggtgaactaaacctccattgttgttggggaaaagatgtaatcctttgaaactctcatgtattgaattgatttatatcataaatgctttacttcattaatttttagggtttttcctctacgctttatgcatgctttgtttaactcattcaattacATTGTTACTAATGTTGTCGATATGGAAAcatggggaaatctagaactagggaaattctcccaaaaacaatattacttagacatagggataggagggttggttgcctttaagcttctgtgcgaatgtaatgcataattaattcctggggatacaagacattgtgatctagtaattaaaagtaggctttcttcaccgagacaacGTGTtgaaggtaaattagaaagtgacattaacattaatgaagaagatgaattcataaatacatgagagtggataggataagtcggaaaccccaacaatataatcattccatattttatacacCAATCACCTGTGCATTCTTCaagtcaattgatcaacacttacattcatatttattttctgcattataaacACCATGTTTACAAGtctttaatcaagaaaccacatgaatgcctaggccgtgagtctcttgggaaacgatacttggtcttaccatttattattacttgatacgattcggtacacttgtcggagTCTTAACAAAATTCGGGACAAGAAAGGGAGTGAGAATGTGATTGTTGATCATCTATCCCGGTTAGTGAATGGTGAAGTCAcaagtaaagaaaaagagatttgggaGTCGTTTTCAGATGAAACACTATTGTATATTCTACAACGGCCATGGTTTGTtgatatggctaattttaaAGCTGCAGGAGTAATCCCAGAAGATTTTAATTGgcaacagaagaaaaaaaatttgcatGATGCGAAGCAATTTATTTGGATGATCCGTTTTTATTCAAGATTGGAGTAGATAATCTGTTGAGACGTTGTGTCACTCATGAAGAAGCGGAAGGAATTctttggcattgtcatgattcaccttatggagggCATTTCAATGGAGAAAGAATAGTTGCAAAGATTCTCCAGTCAGGATTCTATTGGCCCACTttgtttaaagatgctcataatcatgccaaaaattgtgataaatgtcagAGAACTGGAAGCATCTCTAGAAGACATGAAATGCCATTACAATGTATCTTGGAGGTTGAAGTCTTTGATTGCTGGGTGATAGATTTTGTTGGACCTTTCCCCCGTCTttcaataatgaatatatattggTGGCGGTAGATTGTGTGAGTAAATGGGTAGAAGCCATGGCGTGTGCCAATAATGATGCTAACactgtaattaaatttttgaaaagacaAATGTTTGCCAAGTTTGGAACTCCCAGGATACtcattagtgatggaggatctcatttttgcaactcTCAACTTGCAAAGGTACTCAAGCACTATGGCGTGAAACATAAGGTGGctacaccttatcatccacagacaAATGGATTCTGGAGAAAACAGTTGCTTCATCAAGGGGGGATTGGTCTTAAAAGttagatgatgctctttgggcataCAGGACGGCAATGAAGACAACTATAGGGCTATCTCCTTTTCAGTTAGTCTATGGAAAAGCATCTCATCTACCATTAGAGATGGAACATCGAGCTTTGTGGGGTTTgaagttcttaaattttgatCCATTTGACACTCAGGATAGGAGAAGAAGGCAAATTCTTGAGCTTGAAGAGATGCAGTTGCATTGTTAAGATTCCTCTCGgaattacaaagaaaaggtaaaattttatcatgacaggaagttggtAAAGAAGGTTTTTCATCCAGGACAGCAGGTGTTATTGTTCAACTCACGCTTAAATCTTTTTCATGGGAAGTTGAAGTCTAAGTGGTCTGGTCCATTTATGGTTAAGAATGTTCATCCACATGGAGGAATTGAGTTGACAAATCCGTCTGCTGAAGATCCACAAAGAATTTGGGTGGTAAATGGGCAACGTCTCAACCATTATTTGGGTGGTGAGGTTGAATGCCTTTCTACAATCATGGAGTTGGTTGATCTTTGAACGTATTGGGTcaagctcgtgacgttaaacaagcgcttattgggaggcaacccagctttctaaccttATTCCTTTtgttttgaacttatttgcttctgttattACTATAGGATGTGATGTACTTGGCTTAGAGTTGTATCTGTGATGCAAtggtttgatgatgatgatttttGTGATGAGTGTTGCTTCACGATgttgattatattgattgatgttgagatgatgcatgatgttgatatacaggtggttgctcACAATACTgtgaaacagatgcatgatgagTTATGATTGTGTTACTAAGCAtgatgtttatctaaatgttGGAACTTGAATTAGCCTGTGTGAAGATTGAACTCTAGAGTTTTTTTCTGAATGATTGCtgttactttgaaagcatgaatgactttgcccacttttctatgattgaatcacttgcttgcatgtgtcatatgatcaagacCATCTGTTGTTATCCCTTcttagccaatgcatgattttagcccaataaaagatagcacaatgtgttctatcctttgaacctttagctttaaatcatgaaagaaaaccctttttgaaaatattt
This Vigna angularis cultivar LongXiaoDou No.4 chromosome 4, ASM1680809v1, whole genome shotgun sequence DNA region includes the following protein-coding sequences:
- the LOC128196228 gene encoding uncharacterized protein LOC128196228, producing MACANNDANTVIKFLKRQMFAKFGTPRILISDGGSHFCNSQLAKVLKHYGVKHKVATPYHPQTNGFWRKQTAMKTTIGLSPFQLVYGKASHLPLEMEHRALWGLKFLNFDPFDTQDRRRRKLVKKVFHPGQQVLLFNSRLNLFHGKLKSKWSGPFMVKNVHPHGGIELTNPSAEDPQRIWVVNGQRLNHYLGGEVECLSTIMELVDL